A window of Castanea sativa cultivar Marrone di Chiusa Pesio chromosome 1, ASM4071231v1 contains these coding sequences:
- the LOC142621952 gene encoding glutaredoxin-C1-like encodes MHYQTESWGSYMPTRGSGGDPLERIERLASENAVVIFSMSTCCMCHAIKRLFCGMGVNPTVHELDEDPRGKDMEKALMSLLGSSTAVPVVFIGGKLVGAMDRVMASHINGTLVPLLKEAGALWL; translated from the coding sequence atgcattaccAAACTGAGTCATGGGGTTCTTACATGCCAACAAGGGGTAGCGGTGGCGACCCACTAGAGCGCATAGAAAGGCTTGCCTCAGAGAACGCGGTGGTCATCTTCAGCATGAGCACATGTTGCATGTGCCATGCCATAAAGAGACTCTTCTGTGGCATGGGGGTGAACCCAACTGTTCACGAGTTGGATGAGGACCCTAGAGGCAAAGACATGGAAAAGGCTCTAATGAGCCTCTTAGGGAGCTCCACTGCTGTACCTGTTGTGTTCATTGGTGGAAAACTTGTTGGTGCAATGGACAGAGTCATGGCCTCTCACATCAATGGAACTTTGGTGCCTCTTCTCAAAGAAGCTGGGGCTCTCTGGCTCTGa